The window GAAAAACAATGAATTAGGAGCGTTACGAAACTCGTACGTGAGCACAGATGATGACTTTAAGTCAATTTTACTTCTTAGTCATTTGAAGTAATACATCACGAGTTGTGGAAACTAACAAGTTGAAAGCATGCATACTGTGAGGTGACATTGGTTTCAGAAACGTAAATTCAGATCAGACTAAAACTTATGAAATCAATTCAGATCCAAATTTAGTTGGACTCTGCTTTCAACAACTACATAGCATATTCTgactagcacagattaccagtactGCGAGCAGGAGTTGCTAACTGCACACCACTACCTGCGACAAGCTCTGAGGAAAATCCACAGTACACTGATTCGGCCCGACGAGTTCTGTTCACCCCCGTACTCAGCGCGGAAGCCGTCTGACGTCATTTCATGTGACCAATTGCAAAGCAAATTCCACAGAAGTGTTTGGCGATACCAGTGCTCCAATTATCCGAACCGAATGTGAACAAGCTTCGCAAGCACAGAGAGATCCATAGTTTGAGAGGGTGATATGCATACAGCAAGCAGCTGAGAAAAATTCCTGAGAAGGATGAGTTATAGAGTTGGGGAAACAGTCCTTTTCCTAGCTCCCATCCACCCCGCGTCCGTCGATTGTTTACTGGCCGGCCGAAAAATAATGCCTTACCAGTAGATTTCATTGGCATAGTGATTGGGTTTCATAGTTCGCCTTTCATTAATTCTCCCAGTTTCTTTTATCTTTTATGCATTTCACTGGTGACAAGAAAAATCTGGTGAGAATTGCACTAAAACGTCACATCAATATTGCGAGCGAGAAACAGGCTACCACTGATGGTGTTCCAACTGATTAAAACGAAGCTTGTATGGCGACGAAGAAATACGTTTCAATAGCTACATACATAGTGCCAGTATTAATAAGTTATTGATACTGCAGCTACTGGTACCGTGTGTGTAGAAATGGAGAATTTGACCGATATTATTTCGGTAGTGTCACAGCATTGAAGAGATATTTAATACATTTACATCACTTGAGCCTCTTCAAGTGAGTCACAGTTGCTGTATTGATGTAACTAAATTAATGCTAATGTTTTTATAACAGCTTGTGCTACTCTGTCTGGAGCACTTCACAAAACTCGTTGCCACATACCCGTCGCACTCACGCATTTCAGCCGCAGACAGTATTTGACCTGCGATACTTAACTGCAGCAAGGCAGAAAGTCATAGAtatgtctgtgtgtgcagtaaCAGTCGTCCACTACAAGGCAATCATATTCTACAGTCTGAATTTAAAAGATACATCCCTTGAAATGTTGCGGAACTCTTTCTACACaaaagacaaaaaagaaagaaaaatcctaACATTAAGAAGGTGTTGAGCAACATAAATGCAAGTTAATAGGCGTGTTTatacatctaaaagatgatgtctgtgtgtttattcaaatttcgcgccagctgCATGAGAGTACACTAGtagcgccacaatgaggatgcaaatcaggtttcctttaaagggcaacggttgtgagcgttagttgcctttgagattcgaCGTGACGAGTTGATGTGAGTCAAGAAAGTCTTCAAGGAGACAAACCTCACTGGGTTTCAACGagctcgtgtaatagggctacgaaaagctcgatgttccttctgtgatgttGCTGAAAGACCTGtcagggatgtagccactgtacatgactgctggcaccgGAAGTGTCGCAAGAACATCAGGCTCCGGACGGTCATGGCACTACAGAGAAGGAAGACCGTCGTATTCGGCATAGGTTCTGGCgcatcgttctgcatctgcagAGCCATttcagcagcagctggcaccatagtgacacagcgaactgatacaaatcggttacttcaaggacagctccgaccaGACACCTCGTAGCGTGCATTACGCTGACCCCAAACCATTGCCGTTTGCAAACTTCAGTGGTGTCCAAcacgagctcattggagggtagggtgcaGCTtcggcctcggtgccagtgatgaccgagTGTTGGTTAGAAGAGGGCCAGCtgacggcctgcaaccaacctgtttgtgtgctggacacactggacatacacctggagttatgatctgtggtgtgatttcatgtgacagcagaagcactctcgtagttatcccaagAACTCTGGTTccaaactgtacgtcagtctggtgattcgacctgttgtgataCCAtgcattaacagcattccaggcgctgttttccaacaggataatgctctcccacataccactgttgtaacctaacatgatctacacagtgtcgatatgttgccttggcctgcccgGTCATCAGATCTGTCCCCAGTCGAGCATAAATgggtcatcatcggacgacaactccagcgtcactgagaaacagcattaaccgtccctgtaccaaGTGCAACAAGCGTGGAATTGCTTCCCACAAAGTGATGCCcagcagctgtacaacacaatgtatgaatgtccgcagctcgtgcggtcgcgttctcgcttcccgggtcaGGAATTttaacctgcctcgagatgactgggtgtttgtgttgtcctcatcatttcatcatcattcatgaaagtggcgagattgggctgggCGAAGATTGGGAAATTGTATGAGCGCTGGTAACTgcacagttgagcgctccacaaaccaaacatcattggcACAATGCATGAATGTCTGTGTGCTTGCATTcggcattctggtggttacacgtgttattaatgtaccagtatttcacatttgtaatgactTATTTCACACTGACATCAGCCCATGATCTTGCGATGATAATCACTCAAAGCcggctcggtggccgagcggttctaggccctacagtctggaaccgcgcgaccgctacggtcgcaggttcgatacctgcctcgggcatgggtgtgtgtgatgtccttaggttagttacgtttaagtagttctaagtctaggggactgatgacctcaagagtaaagtcccatagtgctcagagccatttgaaccataatcacttaaatatattacctagacaaatgtattcccagaatttcattacactacatcaaatattttttggtgttccgATTTGCTACTGTCAGTGTATTTTGAAAGTATTCTTGGTTTCTCACATATTCTGGATACtttgtaaattttgttttctttctgaagatacTCTTTTACATACAGTTGTCCATTGTTTCTATAACGTCCTAATATTACATTTAATTTGGTGACGAAAGTCAAATCTAAGGTCAGTGTCTGGCCATATTTCTGAGGCTTGGACGGCACAGTTACCAACACATTgccgaccgtagtggccgtgcggttctaggcgctaattagttctaagttctaggcgactgacgaccccAGAAGttagtcgcatggtgctcagagccatctgaaccatttgaaccaactaacacATTCTCTAGTTAGCTTTGGGCGTAGTCTGTGATGACTCCTCTTTTTGCTTGCTGTGTCTGAGCAGCCCATTCCGCTGACGACTGTGGAGCCTGAGGCCGGCACGCTGGTGACCATAACTGGCTGGGGCACGGTCTGGAACGGCGGGTACCTGGCGGACCAGCTGCAGATGGTGCAGCTCTACATCGTGGACCGGGACAACTGCAGCGCCGCTTACGACGGGCTGGGCAAGGTGAGCGTCCGCAAGATCTGCGCCTGGTGGCCGGGCGGCGGCCGAGACCGCTGTGGCCCCGACTACGGGGGCCCCATGGTGTTGGATGGCGTGCTGGTGGGGGTTATCTCCTCCTGGGGCAACGGCTGTGCCCTTCCCGGCTGGCCCAGCGTCTACGCCAACATCGCCAACTCCGAAATCAGGCAGTGGATCAATGACACCACCGGCGTCTAGAGCCTGCAGCTGCTACGCTTTTTCCAGTTGTGACACGCTATCGTCTTGTTTATACTACTTCAGCTTGAGACGAATGTAAATAATATTACgcaaattaaacagtaataaaagaCTGCAAAGAACATACAAAGTTGGTTTTATAACACCCAGTGAAACGTAAACGGCGTTTGATATCCTTTTTCCCGTTCGCATTATTTATGGAGTTGGAACCAAACTaggtaacaaaatatatttttattcatagATGTGAAAAAAGTAATTATTCTATATTATCACAAAGACATCAACAGCCATATAAGCGTACTTTAAATCTTCGGTATGTTTTGTGTTTAACAGTTACTATTATGATATCATAAGGTTCTGACTATAAtgcgttcatcataagaatgaacctaatataaacattgcactatgtactcttccgcgtttgctggaacctcacgccggctgtggtggccgagaggttctaggcgctacagtctggaaccgcacggcctctacggtcgcaggatcgaatcctgcctcgggcatggatgtaatgtccttaggttagttaggtttaagtggttctaagttctaggggactgatgacctcagaagttaagtcccatagtgctcagagccatttgaaccattttttggaacctcactggatttccgtttcacgtgggactgcagccaagctgtctcgagtattgCCAAGTTCGATAATAAGGGTAATAAGTTTTGTgttgtgcgttacgcgcacatcgactTCTTTAGCCCACCCGGAATACAACAAATCACAATGGGGGATAACTCGCGACGTTCCTTGCAATTCTGTTGAGAAGCTTCCCAATACTTTTCAATAAACTTTGCACGCCAACAATGACTAACCAAAAACGGATCAGTATAATCGAACTTCTTCGTATGTTTGGCCCACCTTCGCAAACGAACATTAAGTGACATATCAGGCTCATTGCAATTTGTAAACGGCTCAGGATCATATTTAGTTATATAAATCAATGCCGTTTTCATACTCCTACGTGACTGAACATCAAATACACCGACAATAAGACCAAGTATCCATTCCAACTTCGTCTGAATGTCGGACAATAAATATATATTTGACGCTTTAAAATACGCATGTATATGCGTTTTCTCACCTGAAGCGAATTTCTCCTCATACACACAATACTCTAGAACGTCAAGGTCCGTTATCAAAGACTGTCCGAACACGGCTTTACCGCCAACAGACTCGGGACAACAGGTTTACCggcacatttaacttggacagcactcgcCGGTCAGctagtacagctagcctgcagtgacgtggccagctgcagttcacacgtaaaaagggacgagcagaggagcaatacagtttCGAATGTCATTTagtttttaaacagaatgaaacAATACACTGCAAACCTCGCataatacgctccttagacgactagacgaaaatcgCTACATGTTGTCGTTTTTAGCTAacatactattgtaattaaaaccaagaatgatgaaaattcctgattgaatcacagggtaatttttctgcataagctgtgtgtaacgtaagagagcaGTGATGTATTACACCGTCTAGTTAAATAtcatcgtctggtaatctcttagctccttccttatccgaacccGCGAAATACATTTCAGTTATGGAAGTGtcgcctgctacgttgataacgagccttaTCAACAACGGAATCCACGAAGACAACCGGtcgcagcattttctcttcgtcTTCtacgacgagccgttctatatcctgcCAGCGTtctgcagtgacgtgtgaaaaacctgcgtgcgttagttccactaCGTTTGGCAGCTCAACAGTCTTGGCACTTCTCGGGCAAAGTCTTGCAGCttagctccagatcagttctgttgagtCCTTGTTGTAATGGTTCAGtagtaaatgtaaaaatgcagcatttgtatgatgtgctcgatgtgcTCGAtagtgtgaaaatgattgtttttcgtgtTTTTAAGATACTTATCTACCTTGTGGtagaaaacgatggacatagtccaaataaagaggatttggttttttagTTTTGCCTTAAAgattaaattgttattttttaaaaattggaacaacttttatgaacagtcttttataaaacatctataatgaagaatttgtatttgaaatggaaacaggaatttcacgtccaatatgtaattagaaacaagaagatgtgcATTACTTATAAAAattatgatgagttttataattatagATGTAGGTATTtgaaactgaacgtgagaataaaacaATACTGGGGAGATTTGAACCAACTCACAGATAACAGAGTATGTCATATTTCGCAATGCTACAGACTGCGCTAAACGTTCAGTGCGGGTACTTTCATCGACTGtaatacatacatctacatctacatccatactccgcaagccacctgacggtgtatgacggagggtactttcagtacctctatcggttcttccttctattccagtctcgtattgttcgtggaaagaaagattgtcgctatgcctctgtgtgggctctaatctctctgattttatcctcatggtctcttcgcgagatatactgcttgactcctcggtgaaggcatgttctcgaaactttaacaaaagcccgtaccgagctacagagcgtctctcctgcaaagtcttccactagagtatctatcatctccgtaacgctttcgcgattactaaatgttcctgtaacgaagcgcgctgctctctgttggatcttctctatctcttctatcaaccctatccggtacggatcccacactggtgagcagtattcaagcagtggacgaacaaatgtactgtaacctacttcctttgttttcggattgcatttccttaggattcttccaatgaacctcagtctggcatctgctctaccgacaatcaactttatacgatcattccattttaaatcatccccaatgcctactcccagataatttatggaattaactgcttccagttgatgacctgctatattgcagctaaaacaACTTCAAagacgattatctccgtaaatttatagttaaaatggttcaaatggctctgagcactacgggacttaacatcttaggtcactagtccctagaatttagaaattcttaaacctaactaacctaaggacatcactcacatccacgcccgaggcaggattcgaacctgagaccgaagcggtagcccggttccagactgtagcgcctagaaccgctcggccggccgtAAGTTCATGGAAAACGTTAAGAATAACCTAATTATGGACATGttacactacggaacagaaagcagcctaagccattttcatactgtgcaTTAACAGCGcggcaatcagagcacaacgctgcagaggctgtgactgtacacgatttttgaaaaaaaaaagctacGTAGCTAAAGTGTGATTAAGAAAACGTTGATggatgttaatacatttgaatatatttaagtttcatttaacttagtatcacacacatcaaaaaagtttttcatcacctcggttccgagagttcccgaacctgtgcagaaaactggagtagagatgaacataaacattatttccgccctttttattgcccatgacaaccacacattgcatgttgtaccaccatacagcgagaccttcagcagtggttgtccaaattgctgtacacaccggtacctctaatacccaacagcacgtcctctgacattgatgtatgcctgttatCGTCGTTGCATATTATCGGCAAGTtattcaagccactgttggtccagtttgtcccactcctcaacggtgatttggcgtatatccctcagagtggttagtgggtcacttcgtccgtgaacagcccttttcactctatcccagacatgttcgatagtgttcatgtctggaaaacatgctggccactctagtcgagcgatgtcgttatcctgaaggaagtcatttacaagatgtgcacgatgggggcgcgatttgtcgtccatgaagacgaatgcctcgccaatatgctgccgatatggttgcactattggtcggagtatggcattcacgtatcgtacagccgttacggcgccttccatgaccaccagcggcgtacgtcggcgccacataatgccacccaaaaacagcagggaacctccaccttgctacactcgctggacagtatgtataaggtgttcagtctgaccgggttgcctccaaacacgtctccgacgattgtctggttgaaggcatatgcgacactccttGGTGAACAGAAAGTGTTGCcgatcctgagaggtccattcggcatgttgttgggcccatctgtacctcgctacgtggtgtcgtggttgcaaagatggacgtaggggatgaagttgcgcatcatgcagcctattgcgcatagtttgagtcgtaacatgacgtcctgtggctgtacgaaaatcattattcaacatggtggcgttgctgtcagggtttctctgagccataatccgtaggtagcggtcatccactgcggtagtagcccttggtcacccttagcgaggcatgtcatcgacaattcctgtctctctctattatctcctccatgtccgaacaacatcgctttggttcactccgagacgcctggatacttcccttttgagagcccttcctgacacaaagtaacaatgtggacgcgatcgaatcgcgatattgaccgtctaggcatggttgaactgcagtcaACACGAgctgtgcacctccttcctggtggtataactgtaactgatcggctgtcgggaacccctccgtctaataggccctactaatgcttggttgtttacatccttgggcgggttagtgacatctctgaacagtcgaagggactgtgtctgtgataaaatatccacaatcaaagtctatcttcaggggttctgggaaccggggtgatacaaaacttttcctGATGTGTGTAACATATCTAATACATAAGcaagacctacttccaagagcgtaacaacaccagtgtacgtgtgctatgccttctgaccaatcatcgtgtttgtgtttgtttacatcaggtttattcttgtgatgaacggattatagtctgACTGACAATGCACCTACACTACACTACTGCCCTTACCCACTTAAACACCCTGAAGTATGCCAGAAAGCCTCCTGTAGCAACTGGCAATGGTAGCTAAGTACACTGCTATTGCTTTGCTTTctgtaataaagaaatttttaaagtaTAACGTCATGTTATTAAACGATTCATATACAGGTATCCTGCGACGCTGCAGTAGCACACTCTGAACCAGAAGGTATTTCAAAACAATGCATTTTtacactttatttatttgtttatatacTTTACCTCCAGGGCCGTACTACACTGTAGAAAGAGCTACCGTGAGTCTCATTGCGACCACTCCTGATATAAAGTTTTGAGGCTTAAAGGAAACTGTAGTGTAAAAGATCTTTTTGGTACGTCTGATATGTGCCACTCTGTGGTACAGCTCTGATCTGGTTATTGCTAAGTATGAGGAAATCTGATTTCACTTACATCTGCACGTATTTAAAATGACAAGCAATTAAATAACAATTACAGTGTTATATCCTGCAAAAGTTGTGCAGTGTGGTATTtaacgcttttttaaaaaaatctttcactCCATTTCTGAAGGCGATGGCAGGCTGCAGCAGGGCAGAGCCAATTTCAGCCAGTTGTTATTGTACTCTGTTGGCACTTTTTAGATATGGATTCTGTACTTACTTGGTTCGGATGAAATTTGTGATGCAGGTTGAATGGGGGAAGATATTCATATACTTGTTGCCTATTCACAGCATTTGCCTTATGCCCGAGGAAAAAGATCCCTATAGGAAAAAACCTCAGTTAGGACTGATTACCTTGTGTCACGGCTTTTTGTATCTTATTATTTTCTATAGTCTAATGTATTATAAATAATTCCTATTGTCATGAAATCTTCTCCTTCATTTCATTGTATGTACTGAAGGAGAGATTTCGTCAATCCAGTATGCTCCAATTTGCTGAGTCCGTATCTAGGGAATTGTTCTTTCATTGTGACCTGTGTTTACTTTCTGTTGAGAGTTACATAAAATGAGGCAGTATGGAACTCGTGTGCCACTTCTCCAGATGTTTGCAGTATCCTCCTGCATGTAGACATGATCTTAGTTTGACTGGGTGACATTATTCATGCTTGCATTCTACATCAAAGTATAGGGCGACGAAAATTTTGTAGTTGAACAATGACACTGGTGGGTCCATGCCTCACATCCTATATCTCATAAGTGGTACTAGGTTGTCTAGTCTCTGCTtttcgtatttttttctgttttgtgcttTTGTCAGTTAAATAGTTGGTCGAAATAAATTCAATTAGTGAGTGTCGGCGTCAGGACAATGTCAACTGGTTTTTGTTGGGGTACGTCTTATCCTCCACTTGCTTAGCCAATATTCCAGTATTTAAAGCAAATTATCATTTATTCCTCAGTCTGAGTTGCGCATTTTTAATTACGTGACATGTTTGGATCACTCTGGGCGATCTCCAGATCTAAATAATTACGTTAGCAACTCGCCTTGTTCAGAACCTCACATCAGAGTAAGAATAAATAAGAACTGTTATGCCAATACAACTGCTGATTCTCTCGGGACGAACATGTCGGTTGTTGGTTATAGTGACGATTCTACTTTCTGTATAAAGTCCTTGATATGTTAGTTTGTTCTGTCACTAGCTGGGGTGTCACAGCAGTATGCAACATCGTTTGTGCATAAGGCTCTACCTTCATTCCAGCATTCAGGTCTAAAAATGTCAGCTACATAGATTGTGTATAATAGTGGAGATGCGACTGATCCCTGAGATCCATGCATTTGGTGTGGAACATGTCGACAGCTGGTGGCCAGCTCGGACTTCTACTTTCCTTTCAAAGGTGAGGCTTACTATTAAATGCATCACTGCATGTGGGAAGTTGAAACGTAACATTTTAAAGAGTGGCCCAGCATTCCACAGTTTATAAAATGTTCAAGAAGGTTAGTACACGGTTGCATCATCCATGTTGAATGGTTCTGTCGCTTTACTGCTAAACATCAGAACAAGATCTGCTGTCTAGACCTGTACGAGTTGGGATTGAGTCTTGGTTTGTCACGTTTCAGGATCATCCTCATTTTAGCTTGCTTCCATTGCTGAGGGACTGTTATTTTTAAGGCCAAGTTGAATAAAGGTTTCAAGTCCCAATGTTTTTACCATCCTCTTAAGTGGCTCAATATCCCGTTCTAGACGTGAGACAGTTTTAAGGTGATAGTAAAATAGTGTTTAAAACAAACTTTATAGTTTCATTAGTTAATGAATTCGACTTAACTGTTCTTAGTATTTTATAAATATACTATGGTAGACTATTACACTGCTGTATTCacgtgatgcaaaaaaaaaaaaaaatacttggcgCAGTAAACAAATCGCTAGAGGATTGACTTGTCTCACCTATTGTCGTCGCTGGGTCGGTTAATCTCTTATCCTGGTGCACCACAGTTTTTCGATGATAGCTCTATTAAGACACGTTGGGGGGTAGTATCTTGTCAAcgagaaattaagaaataaaattgcAGAAACAAGATTTGTGTTGCTGCTCCCTTGTGTAATCTTCTTGTAGAATGCGCAATGATAAATTTTAGAACACGTAGGTACAGTTTTAAACTTTAATCATGGATTACCCCGTAATGATATGTTTGACTGGTGAATCGCTACCTTCGTCAGCATTCACTTTCAAATCACGTTCACTTTCATCTTCACACTAATTAGATTAACTTTTGTAAATCGGTTCACATTTCAGTACACACAATAAGTTTCTAACCGTCCAAAGCACAGCTGTAACCTACAGTTTCTCCTCAGTCGGGAGCAAACAGGTAGTATTCATGACACTGCCACAGCGGAACAACAAAATACCCCTATTCTCTTGGTGCATCAAGATATCCTTGTTGTACTGATCCCATTGATTTCTGCAATGaatcgtg is drawn from Schistocerca gregaria isolate iqSchGreg1 chromosome 3, iqSchGreg1.2, whole genome shotgun sequence and contains these coding sequences:
- the LOC126356118 gene encoding trypsin-2-like isoform X1, whose amino-acid sequence is MWKIVVCALTVASCWITVQSAPRIVNGTGVDIEDYPWMASIQFEYQHKCGGIIISETWVLTCAECVQKFDPSYYFVRVGTSIRESDGIIYNVTKTAHNSHYSSTSMDYDIGAAQILGTFTFNEKIQPIPLTTVEPEAGTLVTITGWGTVWNGGYLADQLQMVQLYIVDRDNCSAAYDGLGKVSVRKICAWWPGGGRDRCGPDYGGPMVLDGVLVGVISSWGNGCALPGWPSVYANIANSEIRQWINDTTGV